From Mesorhizobium sp. Pch-S:
CCTTGCCAGCTTGCGTCACTGCCATGGACCTTTCGGGCCGGACGGGTTGCGGCCCCAGGGATTGGATTTCGGCGCTTCCGGTTGCTCGCTTTCGCCGGAGGAAGGCTCGGAGGCGCCCCAGGGGCCGGCCGAATCGATCTGGCCATGGCGTGGCGAAGCTGCCGCTTCGGGACGCGTCGCTTCGCCGGCCTCGCGGGCCTGGCCCATTTGCACCGCAAGCGCCTGCAAGGCAGCGATGCGGTTTTCCGTATTCGGATGGGTGGAGAAGAGGTTGTCCATGCGCTCGCCGGAAAGCGGATTGATGATGAAAAGATGCGCGGTCGCAGGATTGCGTTCGGCATCGTCGTTGCGGATGCGTTCGGCGCTGCGCGCGATCTTGTCAAGGGCGGAAGCCAGCCAGAGCGGATGACCGCAGATTTCCGCGCCGCGCCTGTCCGCCTCATATTCGCGGGTGCGGCTCACCGCCATCTGCACGATCATGGCAGCGAAAGGCGCAACGATCATCGCCACCAGCACGCCGATGAAGCCGAGCGGATTGTTGTTCTCGCGGTTGCCGCCGAAGAAGAAGGCGAAATTGCCGAGCATGGAAATGGCACCGGCAAGGGTTGCCACGATGGTCATGGTAAGCGTGTCGCGGTGCTGCACATGGGCAAGCTCGTGCGCCATCACGGCTGCGACTTCCTCATGCGACAGGCGCTGCAGCAGCCCGGTCGAGGCCGCAACTGCGGCGTTCTCCGGGTTGCGGCCGGTGGCGAAGGCATTGGGCTGATCGGTGTCGATCAGGTAGACACGCGGCATCGGCAGGCCGGCATTGGTGGCAAGGCTCCTCACGATGGCATAGAATTCCGGCGCGCTGCGCTCGTCGACCTCGACGGCGTGGTTCATCGACAGCACCATCTTGTCGGCGTTCCAGTAGCTGAAAAAATTGGTGGCGATTGCGATGACCAACGCAATCATCATGCCGCCGGAGCCGCCGATCAGGTAGCCGACACCCATGAACAGCGCCGTCATGGCGGCCAGAAGCATGGCTGTGCGCATCGTGCTCAAATGTTTCTCCATCGCCTCGTAAGGGTCGATCCCTCGCCCTTGTTTCGCTATATGATGGTAAGAAGCCCAAGCTGTTTCAATCCACTGGAAGAAAAGCATGTCGGACGAAAACCGCAAGCCGAACGAGATGCCGGGCGAAGCAGGCCAAGATAAGGCGCTGTCGCCGGCGGCAGAACGGGCACTGGCCGAAGCCGAAATCCGCCGCCGGGCCTATCGCCAGGCCGAGGCAGCCCTGCCCAGGGAAATCGGCGGTCGTGGCGGCAACGATCCCAATCGTTATGGCGATTGGGAAGTGAAGGGCCTGACCAGCGATTTCTGACGCGGGCTCGATCTCGACGCCGCACGGTTTTCCCGAGGCTGATCCGCCGGTGGAACCGATACAGTCGCCGATGCTAAATTAGTGTTCTATAACGCTAATTCTCAACGCGGCCGTAACTTTACCCGGCATTTACCTTCGTTAGCGTTTTGGGGCCCGGAAAAGCCAGGCCTTTACCAAGCACTCACCAATCTTGGTCCAGATGCCGGCCCATCCGGCAGGAAACCCGCATTCGAGATACGGGTTCCGCGGGCGGGGAAGGGCGATGATGTTTTTCGGCAGGCTTCGGCAGCTGGTCGGCAGGTTCGGCAAGAACCGCGACGGCAATTTCATGGTCATGGCGGGCGTCGTGCTGGGTGTACTGGCGTTGGCCGTGGGCTTTGCGGTGGATATCGGCCAGATGATGAATGCCCGCTCGGCGCTGGGCAACGCCATCGATGCAGCGGTGACCTCGACGGCACGCGATCTGACTACCGGGACTGCCACCGAGGCTGAGGCGACCAAGATCATCAAGGTCTACCTGGACGCCAATAGCAGCGGCGGCATTTTGAGCGCCAACCAGATCGTGATCGACAAGGTAACGCTGGACCGCACGCAATACACGCTTCAGGTTTCGGCCTATGTCGACGTACCGCTCTTCTTTCCGTTGTTCGGTACGGAAAAGACGCGGCGAGTGTCGCAAACGGGAGCTGCCGTCTATTCGTTCCGCCAGCTTGAGATTGCGATGATGCTCGACCTGACTGGGTCGATGAAAAGCGGGACAAAGGTCCAGGATCTCAAGAATGCCGCAAAAGATGCAGTCGACACTATTTTCAAGGATCAAAGCCCTAGTCGCCCTCGGGTGCGAGTGGCGCTTATACCTTATGCAAATGCGGTGAATGTCGGCAGCAGCCTGGCCGCGAGTTCCGTTTTCATTGAAACCAAGGATAGTGAACGCAAGCAGGCGCCGGGCAACACCACACCGCGGCTGCCGTCGAATTCGAGCAACGGCACGAACAACAAATACAACTGCGCCACCGAGCGTAAAGGCGATTACCAATATACTGACGATGGCCCCGAAAGCAGCATGGTCAATCGGGATCTATTCATAACGACTTTCTCGGACGGATCTGCCGGCTTCTCTGCTACTGTCATGTGCCCTAAAGCGGAAATAATGCCGCTCACGTCGGATGCTCAGGCGCTTAAGTCCCGGATCGATGCATTTGAATTTGAGGGCGGCACGGCCGGTCATATCGGCGTGCAATGGAGCTGGTATCTGCTCTCGCCGAACTGGGCGGGAGCGCTCCCCGAGGCGCAACGTCCAATGGACTATGACAGTACCAAGATAGGCAAGTATGCGATCCTGATGACGGACGGCCTGTTCAATCTTTCCTATTTCGACGCTTCCACCGACAGAGGTGTGTACAAGGATGGCAAGGCTCCGCCACGTGACGCGGCCATCAAGCTGTGCGAAGGCATGCGTGCCAAGGGCATCGAAATCTACACCATCGGGTTCGATCTTTATAACCGCGATATCAGTGCAGATTCACGGGCCAAGGCGATTGATCTGTTACAGAAATGCGCCAGCCCCGACAGTGGCGGGAAGCATTTCTTTGACGCCTCCACGGGACCGGAACTGAAGGCTGCGTTCGACAAGATCGCCAGGAACTTGAACAGACTGGCTCTGACGAAATAACCGGCCTGCCAAGCGGTTCAAACGGAAACGGAAAAGGCCGCCACATCTTGCGATGGGCGGCCTTCCGTGGCTTTCGTCCAGGCGCGGCCCGTGGTCACGATCCCTTCGGACCGTGCACCGCGCGTCTCGCGCTTCAGCGGAGAGGCTGCTCTCCGTGAAGGCGATCCGCCGGGATCACGCTCTGGAAAACGAAATCACTCGACATCGGATCACCTCCTTTCAGTTCGTTGAACACGCCAACAAAGTGGGGTGTTTTCCGCCCAAGCGCAAGTGCAGGACCGCAACAGTTTCATGCTGCCGCGAAAAGCGCTGGAATTCCGGGCTTTGCCAGATGCAGGATGTCGTAGGCGGAACCATGTTCGGGTGTGGTCGCTGCCTCCGCGGAAAGCCGGAAACGCGAGAGACGCCAGTTGGCCAGGTCGATCGCCGTTACCGCGGCATAGATGCCCGCCTGTTTGACGAGCGCGGTGTTGTGTTCGTTCTCGCTGCGTTTCAGCGCCGCGAAATTCGCAGCCGGATCGATCAGGACGTCTTCGCGATAGACGGAGCGTGCGCCTGTCGCCGATCCCAGATGCACATTGAGCGGCAGCCAGGTTTCGATCGCGGGACGACCAAAGCCATCGATCACTTTCTGGAAGCGCTCGCCGGTGATGAAATCGCTGGCAGCTTCGTCATCCAGCCAGAGATAAAGCGACGAATAGGCATTGTTCAAGGCGCCGTTCTCGCCGCGCCGCTGCGCAACGAATGCCTTGAAGCCGAGGCCGGGCGTGTCGTCCCAATCGGGACCAAGACTGGCCGCCCGGCTGGCGATCTTGTTCATATCGTAGTCGGCGGGGAGGCGGTGGATGTACTGCATCATCAACATGGCTGGGCTCCTTGATTTCGACGTAGCTTGCCATCGCCCTTTCATTGTGAAAACATATCTATGAATATATCAGTCATAATGTTTGAACATGAATGACCCGACGCGAACACTCGATATCGATACAGTCCAGGCCTTCGTACTGGTAGCGGATCTTGCCTCTTTCACGCGCGCAGCGGAGGTGCTCGACACATCGCAGGCAACGGTCAGCCTCAAGCTGAAACGGCTGGAGACCCGCCTCGATGCCCGCCTGCTGGAGCGTACGCCCCGTCATGTTCGGCTGACCGCGCAGGGCGAACGTTTCCTGCCGGCGGCGCGCAACCTGCTCGAAGCGCATGAGCGTGCGCTTTCCGGCATCCAGGCAGCCGCACCCAGTCGCCTCACGCTCGGCATAAGCGATCATGTCGCCGGGCCGGAGCTGCCGCTGCTGCTTGCGAGGCTGAATGCATATGATCCGTCGCTGGTGGTGGAGGTTCGGATTGCTTCTTCGCGTGATGTCGTGACCCGTTACGGGCACGGCGAACTGGATGCGGTGATCGCGCGGCGCGGCGACGACAACGCCGACGGCGAGATCCTGTTTCGAGAGCCATTCCGCTGGTTCGCATCACCCTCGTTCCAGCACCGGCCCGGTGAACCGCTCAGGTTGGCGGCGTTGTCTGCGCCCTGCGGCATCCGTGCGCTCGCCATCGACGCTCTCGACGAGGCGGGGCTGCCCTGGACCGAAGCATTCGTCGGAGGTGGTGTCCTTGCATTGGGCGCTGCGGTGAGTGCTGGTCTGGCCGTAGCCGCACTTGCCCAAAGGGTCGCACCTGCGGGTGCCGTGGATGTGGGTAAAAGTCTTGGGCTGCCGCCCTTGCCGGGGCAGGACATCGTGCTGATGACACGTC
This genomic window contains:
- the htpX gene encoding zinc metalloprotease HtpX; the protein is MSTMRTAMLLAAMTALFMGVGYLIGGSGGMMIALVIAIATNFFSYWNADKMVLSMNHAVEVDERSAPEFYAIVRSLATNAGLPMPRVYLIDTDQPNAFATGRNPENAAVAASTGLLQRLSHEEVAAVMAHELAHVQHRDTLTMTIVATLAGAISMLGNFAFFFGGNRENNNPLGFIGVLVAMIVAPFAAMIVQMAVSRTREYEADRRGAEICGHPLWLASALDKIARSAERIRNDDAERNPATAHLFIINPLSGERMDNLFSTHPNTENRIAALQALAVQMGQAREAGEATRPEAAASPRHGQIDSAGPWGASEPSSGESEQPEAPKSNPWGRNPSGPKGPWQ
- a CDS encoding DUF1674 domain-containing protein, whose product is MSDENRKPNEMPGEAGQDKALSPAAERALAEAEIRRRAYRQAEAALPREIGGRGGNDPNRYGDWEVKGLTSDF
- a CDS encoding TadE/TadG family type IV pilus assembly protein, translated to MMFFGRLRQLVGRFGKNRDGNFMVMAGVVLGVLALAVGFAVDIGQMMNARSALGNAIDAAVTSTARDLTTGTATEAEATKIIKVYLDANSSGGILSANQIVIDKVTLDRTQYTLQVSAYVDVPLFFPLFGTEKTRRVSQTGAAVYSFRQLEIAMMLDLTGSMKSGTKVQDLKNAAKDAVDTIFKDQSPSRPRVRVALIPYANAVNVGSSLAASSVFIETKDSERKQAPGNTTPRLPSNSSNGTNNKYNCATERKGDYQYTDDGPESSMVNRDLFITTFSDGSAGFSATVMCPKAEIMPLTSDAQALKSRIDAFEFEGGTAGHIGVQWSWYLLSPNWAGALPEAQRPMDYDSTKIGKYAILMTDGLFNLSYFDASTDRGVYKDGKAPPRDAAIKLCEGMRAKGIEIYTIGFDLYNRDISADSRAKAIDLLQKCASPDSGGKHFFDASTGPELKAAFDKIARNLNRLALTK
- a CDS encoding DUF4865 family protein, with product MLMMQYIHRLPADYDMNKIASRAASLGPDWDDTPGLGFKAFVAQRRGENGALNNAYSSLYLWLDDEAASDFITGERFQKVIDGFGRPAIETWLPLNVHLGSATGARSVYREDVLIDPAANFAALKRSENEHNTALVKQAGIYAAVTAIDLANWRLSRFRLSAEAATTPEHGSAYDILHLAKPGIPALFAAA
- a CDS encoding LysR substrate-binding domain-containing protein, with amino-acid sequence MNDPTRTLDIDTVQAFVLVADLASFTRAAEVLDTSQATVSLKLKRLETRLDARLLERTPRHVRLTAQGERFLPAARNLLEAHERALSGIQAAAPSRLTLGISDHVAGPELPLLLARLNAYDPSLVVEVRIASSRDVVTRYGHGELDAVIARRGDDNADGEILFREPFRWFASPSFQHRPGEPLRLAALSAPCGIRALAIDALDEAGLPWTEAFVGGGVLALGAAVSAGLAVAALAQRVAPAGAVDVGKSLGLPPLPGQDIVLMTRPGRRDAREVLKVLAAAFRSAAGR